A DNA window from Streptomyces parvus contains the following coding sequences:
- a CDS encoding beta-N-acetylglucosaminidase domain-containing protein, which yields MRIGRRRQATAVAAAVIGGLLGSVSVAPSAAAAPSDPGRPVTDTADRADSARTPSVWPRPQSMRATGPAVPLGGEATLVAAPDADPYAVEQARSLLRSAGVRTLHESLPGRGPVVRLGGTGAGEALRALRAADRADLPSGGYRLAVGEVAGRSTVALEGLGADGLFHAVQTLRQLVAGGSVAGVTVRDWPGTAVRGMAEGFYGQPWTREERLAQIDFMGRTKQNRYLYAAGDDPYRLARWREPYPADRRADFRALAERARAQHVTLGWAVSPGQAMCMASDQDVKALTRKVDAMWALGVRVFQLQFQDVSYSEWHCDLDAETFGSGPKAAARAQARVAGALARHLAERHPDAAPLSVLPTEFYQDGATDYRTALAAELDDRVQVAWTGVGVVPKKITGGELAGARAAFRHPLVTMDNYPVNDYAQDRIFLGPYTGRDPAVASGSAALLANAMGQPSASRIPLFTAADFAWNPKGYDPAASWRAAVDDLAGGDASARDALVALAGNSAGSVLGAEESAYLQPLFDAFWTTRADASRRDRAADGLRAAFSVMRQAPERLKTPAEGRLSDEVRPWTEQLARYGRAGELAVDLLQAQAAGDGAAAWRIQLALEPLREEIRASRATVGKGVLDPFLDRAAKAAAGWNGTDRASGRVSKDAGGYTVRLDAARPVEAVTALAEPGAALADAVVEAHVPGEGWRPLGRLSPSGFTQTPAKGLRADAVRVTVPEAARTARPPYLSPTPPAAPAVVAGAPQVRALVPWFGDEPAATLDLKHGETDAEIGGEPQRVAARLAGRRPVEVKGKLTAKAPKGIEVRVPKQTTVPRGSRTEVPVDITVPKDTPAGEYEVPLAFGGQESTLTVRAFPRTGGPDLARTAKASSSGDETPDFPASAATDGDPETRWSSPVEDGAWWQTELEKPVRLGQVVLSWQDAYASRYRVQVSADGRVWRTAATVAEGRGGRESVRMDAKDTRFIRVQGGSRATQYGYSLWSVEAYAVADD from the coding sequence GTGCGGATCGGGCGCAGAAGGCAGGCGACGGCCGTGGCCGCCGCCGTGATCGGCGGACTCCTCGGATCCGTCTCCGTCGCTCCGTCGGCGGCGGCCGCCCCCAGCGATCCCGGCAGGCCCGTCACCGACACCGCCGACCGTGCCGACAGCGCGCGGACCCCGTCCGTGTGGCCCCGCCCCCAGAGCATGCGGGCCACCGGGCCCGCCGTGCCGCTCGGCGGCGAGGCCACACTCGTCGCCGCGCCGGACGCCGATCCGTACGCCGTCGAGCAGGCACGCTCGCTGCTGCGCTCGGCGGGCGTCCGGACCCTGCACGAGAGCCTGCCGGGCCGCGGCCCCGTGGTCCGGCTCGGCGGCACGGGCGCCGGCGAGGCGCTGCGGGCGCTGCGCGCTGCCGACCGGGCCGATCTGCCGTCGGGCGGCTACCGGCTCGCGGTCGGCGAGGTCGCCGGACGGTCCACCGTCGCGCTGGAAGGGCTCGGCGCGGACGGCCTGTTCCACGCCGTCCAGACTCTGCGTCAACTCGTCGCCGGCGGATCGGTGGCCGGGGTGACCGTCCGGGACTGGCCGGGAACCGCCGTACGCGGCATGGCCGAGGGGTTCTACGGACAGCCGTGGACCCGCGAGGAGCGGCTCGCCCAGATCGACTTCATGGGCCGCACGAAGCAGAACCGCTATCTCTACGCGGCGGGCGACGACCCCTACCGGCTGGCGCGCTGGCGCGAGCCCTACCCCGCGGACAGGCGGGCCGATTTCCGGGCGCTGGCCGAGCGCGCCCGCGCCCAACACGTCACGCTCGGCTGGGCCGTCTCCCCCGGTCAGGCGATGTGCATGGCATCCGACCAGGACGTCAAGGCGCTGACCAGGAAGGTCGACGCGATGTGGGCGCTGGGCGTCCGGGTCTTCCAGCTCCAGTTCCAGGACGTCAGCTACAGCGAGTGGCACTGCGATCTGGACGCCGAGACCTTCGGCAGCGGTCCGAAGGCGGCGGCCCGCGCCCAGGCCCGGGTGGCGGGCGCCCTCGCCCGGCATCTGGCGGAACGGCACCCGGACGCGGCCCCCCTGTCCGTCCTGCCGACGGAGTTCTACCAGGACGGCGCCACCGACTACCGCACCGCGCTGGCGGCCGAGCTGGACGACCGGGTGCAGGTGGCCTGGACGGGTGTCGGGGTGGTCCCGAAGAAGATCACCGGGGGTGAACTGGCCGGGGCCCGCGCCGCGTTCCGCCACCCGCTGGTGACAATGGACAACTACCCGGTCAACGACTACGCCCAGGACCGCATCTTCCTCGGCCCGTACACCGGCCGGGACCCGGCGGTGGCGAGCGGTTCGGCCGCGCTGCTGGCCAATGCGATGGGGCAGCCGTCCGCCTCCCGGATCCCGCTGTTCACCGCAGCCGACTTCGCCTGGAACCCGAAGGGGTACGACCCCGCCGCGTCCTGGCGGGCGGCGGTCGACGATCTGGCGGGCGGGGACGCGTCCGCCCGGGACGCGCTGGTGGCCCTCGCCGGGAACAGCGCCGGCTCGGTGCTCGGCGCGGAGGAGTCCGCCTACCTCCAGCCCCTGTTCGACGCGTTCTGGACCACCCGCGCCGACGCCTCCCGCCGCGACCGGGCGGCGGACGGGCTGCGGGCGGCGTTCTCCGTGATGCGGCAGGCCCCCGAGCGGCTGAAGACCCCCGCGGAGGGCCGGCTGAGCGACGAGGTGCGCCCCTGGACCGAGCAGCTGGCCCGTTACGGCCGGGCCGGTGAGCTGGCGGTGGACCTCCTCCAGGCCCAGGCCGCCGGGGACGGTGCCGCCGCCTGGCGCATCCAGCTGGCCCTGGAGCCGCTGCGCGAGGAGATCAGGGCGAGCCGGGCCACGGTCGGCAAGGGGGTGCTGGACCCGTTCCTGGACAGGGCGGCCAAGGCGGCAGCCGGGTGGAACGGCACCGACCGCGCCTCGGGCCGGGTCTCCAAGGACGCCGGCGGCTATACGGTCCGGCTGGACGCGGCCCGCCCGGTGGAGGCCGTCACGGCGCTCGCCGAGCCCGGGGCCGCCCTCGCCGACGCCGTGGTGGAGGCCCATGTGCCCGGTGAGGGGTGGCGCCCGCTCGGGCGGCTGTCGCCGAGCGGTTTCACCCAGACCCCCGCGAAGGGGCTGCGCGCCGACGCCGTACGGGTCACCGTGCCGGAGGCCGCCCGGACCGCCCGGCCGCCCTATCTGAGCCCGACCCCGCCCGCCGCGCCCGCCGTCGTGGCGGGGGCCCCGCAGGTACGGGCCCTGGTGCCGTGGTTCGGCGACGAGCCCGCGGCCACGCTCGACCTGAAGCACGGCGAGACCGACGCGGAGATCGGCGGCGAACCCCAGCGGGTCGCGGCGCGGCTGGCGGGCCGGCGTCCGGTCGAGGTCAAGGGCAAGCTCACCGCGAAGGCCCCGAAGGGCATCGAGGTGCGGGTCCCGAAGCAGACGACCGTGCCGCGCGGATCGCGTACGGAGGTGCCCGTGGACATCACCGTCCCGAAGGACACCCCGGCGGGCGAGTACGAGGTGCCGCTGGCCTTCGGCGGCCAGGAGTCGACGCTGACCGTGCGGGCCTTCCCGCGTACGGGCGGCCCGGATCTGGCGCGTACGGCGAAGGCCTCCTCGTCCGGCGACGAGACCCCGGACTTCCCCGCGTCGGCGGCCACCGACGGCGATCCGGAGACCCGGTGGTCCTCGCCGGTGGAGGACGGCGCCTGGTGGCAGACCGAGCTGGAGAAGCCGGTGCGGCTGGGCCAGGTGGTGCTGAGCTGGCAGGACGCGTACGCCTCCCGCTACCGCGTACAGGTCTCCGCCGACGGCCGCGTCTGGCGGACCGCCGCGACCGTGGCGGAGGGCCGGGGCGGGCGCGAGTCGGTCCGGATGGACGCGAAGGACACCCGGTTCATCCGGGTGCAGGGCGGGAGCCGGGCCACGCAGTACGGCTACTCGCTCTGGTCGGTGGAGGCCTACGCGGTCGCGGACGACTGA
- the malQ gene encoding 4-alpha-glucanotransferase, translated as MGLSRLAALHGVATSYSPSPDVTVSVPDDTVIAVLAALGVDAGTPADVRKCLAAAESRSRLLPPTVVVWAGEPLPPALAGLPPGSTVTVEPEPSGPPGHPAGRPPAPLSMRARAAAPAAPGVPPPTTAPGDAAEGSTDVPASDAPGAPAAQDSAPAPLPAWWIPPPHGVHRMHVRTPDNRRATATLVAAPARVPQPPERTHGFLVQLYSLLSARSWGMGDLGDLADLAGWAGRSIGSGFVQVNPLHAAVPGKPTDPSPYRPSSRRFPDPVHLHIESIPEYGHVRDRAALDDLRQDAAALSEAVLNKGALIDRDAVWELKRQALELVVQVPLTPGRRADYCDFLAEQGQALEDHALWCALAEVHGPDWHTWPEALRDPRSPGTARARSELLDRVDFHCRLAWLTATQLAAAQRAAEDAGMGVGIVHDLAVGVHPAGADTWAQQEAFAHGMSVGAPPDAFNARGQDWGLPPWRPDVLAATGYAAYRGLLRGLLARAGALRIDHVMGLFRLWWVPEGRPPTDGTYVAYDAEAMLAVLVLEAHRAQAAVVGEDLGTVAPGVREALSRRGVLGTSVLWFERDWEGDGRPLAPEKWRRDCLATATTHDLPSTAARLTGDHVTLRHRLGLLTRSLEEELTEDATDTAEWLALLARLRMLPEGDGDEEAAVRAVHRFLRRTPARMTGVWLPDTVGDRRPQNLPGTWDQYPNWRLPIADPEGHPVTLEEITASPRLHAVMEVLRPRKPRTAPPGERRP; from the coding sequence ATGGGCTTGTCCCGGCTCGCCGCACTGCACGGTGTCGCCACCTCCTACTCCCCGTCGCCGGATGTCACGGTGTCCGTCCCCGACGACACGGTCATCGCCGTGCTCGCCGCGCTGGGCGTCGACGCCGGCACTCCGGCGGACGTACGGAAGTGCCTCGCCGCCGCGGAGTCCCGCTCGCGCCTGCTGCCGCCGACCGTGGTGGTCTGGGCCGGCGAGCCCCTGCCGCCCGCGCTGGCCGGCCTGCCCCCCGGCTCGACCGTCACGGTCGAACCGGAGCCGTCCGGGCCCCCGGGACACCCCGCGGGCCGCCCGCCCGCCCCGCTGAGCATGCGCGCCCGGGCGGCGGCCCCGGCCGCGCCGGGGGTGCCTCCGCCCACGACCGCTCCGGGGGACGCCGCCGAGGGTTCCACCGACGTGCCGGCCTCCGACGCGCCCGGCGCCCCCGCCGCCCAGGACTCCGCCCCCGCTCCCCTCCCCGCCTGGTGGATCCCGCCGCCCCACGGCGTCCACCGCATGCACGTCCGTACGCCGGACAACCGCCGGGCCACCGCCACTCTCGTCGCCGCCCCGGCCCGCGTGCCGCAGCCGCCCGAGCGCACCCACGGCTTCCTGGTGCAGCTCTACTCCCTGCTCTCCGCCCGCTCCTGGGGCATGGGCGACCTCGGCGACCTGGCCGATCTCGCCGGCTGGGCCGGGCGCAGCATCGGATCCGGGTTCGTGCAGGTCAACCCGTTGCACGCGGCCGTCCCCGGGAAGCCCACCGACCCCTCCCCCTACCGCCCCTCCTCACGCCGCTTCCCCGACCCGGTGCATCTGCACATCGAGTCGATCCCCGAATACGGGCACGTCCGCGACCGGGCCGCCCTGGACGACCTCCGGCAGGATGCCGCCGCCCTCAGCGAGGCCGTGCTGAACAAGGGCGCGCTGATCGACCGGGACGCCGTCTGGGAGCTGAAGCGCCAGGCACTGGAGCTGGTCGTCCAGGTGCCCCTCACCCCCGGCCGCCGCGCCGACTACTGCGACTTCCTCGCCGAGCAGGGGCAGGCGCTGGAGGACCACGCCCTGTGGTGCGCCCTCGCCGAGGTGCACGGCCCCGACTGGCACACCTGGCCCGAGGCCCTGCGCGATCCCCGCTCGCCGGGGACCGCCCGTGCCCGCTCCGAACTGCTCGACCGGGTCGACTTCCACTGCCGCCTCGCCTGGCTGACCGCCACCCAGCTCGCCGCAGCCCAGCGGGCCGCCGAGGACGCCGGGATGGGCGTCGGCATCGTCCACGACCTCGCCGTCGGCGTGCACCCGGCCGGCGCCGACACATGGGCCCAGCAGGAGGCCTTCGCCCACGGCATGTCCGTCGGCGCGCCGCCCGACGCCTTCAACGCGCGCGGCCAGGACTGGGGCCTGCCGCCCTGGCGCCCCGACGTCCTGGCCGCCACCGGCTACGCCGCCTACCGGGGCCTGCTGCGCGGGCTGCTGGCCCGCGCCGGGGCACTGCGCATCGACCACGTCATGGGCCTCTTCCGGCTCTGGTGGGTCCCCGAGGGCCGCCCGCCCACCGACGGCACGTACGTCGCGTACGACGCCGAGGCGATGCTCGCCGTCCTCGTCCTGGAAGCCCACCGGGCCCAGGCCGCCGTCGTCGGCGAGGACCTCGGCACCGTCGCCCCCGGGGTCCGCGAGGCGCTCTCCCGGCGCGGGGTGCTCGGCACCTCGGTGCTCTGGTTCGAGCGCGACTGGGAAGGGGACGGCCGGCCGCTCGCCCCGGAGAAGTGGCGCCGGGACTGCCTGGCCACGGCCACCACCCACGATCTGCCGTCCACCGCCGCCCGGCTGACCGGTGATCATGTGACGCTGCGCCACCGCCTCGGCCTGCTCACCCGCTCCCTGGAGGAGGAGCTGACCGAGGACGCCACCGACACCGCCGAGTGGCTCGCCCTCCTGGCCCGGCTGCGGATGCTCCCCGAGGGCGACGGCGACGAGGAGGCCGCCGTCCGGGCCGTCCACCGCTTCCTGCGTCGCACCCCCGCCCGCATGACCGGTGTCTGGCTCCCCGACACCGTGGGCGACCGCCGCCCGCAGAACCTCCCCGGCACCTGGGACCAGTACCCCAACTGGCGGCTCCCGATCGCCGACCCCGAGGGCCATCCGGTCACCCTGGAGGAGATCACCGCCTCGCCCCGGCTGCACGCCGTGATGGAGGTCCTCAGGCCCCGAAAGCCTCGTACGGCACCCCCGGGCGAGCGCCGTCCTTAG
- a CDS encoding ROK family transcriptional regulator yields MAGTTPGPPGASGTPGTPRVLRAMNDRAALDLLLEHGPLSRTRVGKLTGLSKPTASQLLARLEAAGLVVATGTSEGRPGPNAQLYTVNPRAAHVAGLDVNGQRIVAAVADVTGATVGQFELATPGRRADSVVRQVADGLDGAVKEAGLTRADVHRIVIGTPGAFDPGTGRLRYASHLPGWHSPALLDELAAFLPMPVEYENDVNLVAVAEQRLGAARGHEDFVLLWNEEGLGAALVINGRLHRGFTGGAGEVGFLPVPGTPLVRQVVKANSGGFQELAGAQAVPRIAKALGIDTPQQPYAKVAAELLARAADAYEEDEAFTELLRQYAQRLATGLASVTAVLDPGLIVLSGGAVAAGGEILRSLIQSELAELAASRPRLVVGEIDRTPVLRGALERALADTRDEVFDTSR; encoded by the coding sequence ATGGCGGGAACCACTCCTGGCCCACCCGGCGCGTCCGGCACTCCGGGCACCCCGCGCGTGCTGCGGGCCATGAACGACCGGGCCGCCCTCGATCTGCTGCTGGAGCACGGGCCGCTCTCCCGGACCCGGGTCGGCAAGCTGACCGGGCTCTCCAAGCCCACCGCCTCCCAGCTGCTGGCCCGGCTGGAGGCGGCCGGGCTCGTCGTCGCCACCGGGACCAGCGAGGGGCGCCCGGGACCCAACGCGCAGCTCTACACGGTGAACCCCCGCGCCGCCCATGTCGCCGGGCTCGACGTGAACGGGCAGCGCATCGTCGCCGCCGTCGCGGACGTGACCGGGGCGACCGTCGGGCAGTTCGAGCTGGCCACCCCGGGGCGGCGCGCCGACAGCGTGGTGCGGCAGGTCGCCGACGGGCTGGACGGGGCGGTCAAGGAGGCGGGGCTGACCCGCGCGGACGTGCACCGGATCGTCATCGGCACCCCGGGCGCGTTCGACCCGGGCACCGGGCGGCTGCGGTACGCCTCGCACCTGCCCGGCTGGCACTCCCCCGCCCTGCTGGACGAGCTGGCCGCGTTCCTGCCGATGCCGGTGGAGTACGAGAACGACGTCAACCTCGTCGCCGTCGCCGAGCAGCGCCTCGGTGCGGCCCGCGGCCACGAGGACTTCGTACTGCTGTGGAACGAGGAGGGCCTCGGCGCCGCCCTCGTCATCAACGGCCGGTTGCACCGCGGTTTCACCGGCGGCGCGGGCGAGGTCGGCTTCCTGCCGGTGCCCGGCACCCCGCTGGTCCGCCAGGTCGTCAAGGCCAACAGCGGCGGCTTCCAGGAGCTGGCGGGCGCCCAGGCGGTGCCCCGGATCGCGAAGGCGCTGGGCATCGACACCCCGCAGCAGCCGTACGCGAAGGTCGCCGCCGAACTGCTGGCGCGGGCCGCCGACGCGTACGAGGAGGACGAGGCGTTCACCGAGCTGCTGCGCCAGTACGCCCAGCGGCTCGCCACCGGTCTGGCCTCCGTCACCGCCGTCCTGGACCCCGGGCTGATCGTGCTCTCCGGCGGGGCGGTCGCGGCGGGCGGCGAGATCCTGCGCTCCCTGATCCAGTCCGAGCTGGCCGAGCTGGCCGCCTCCCGGCCGCGCCTGGTGGTCGGCGAGATCGACCGCACCCCCGTTCTGCGCGGCGCCCTGGAGAGGGCGCTCGCCGACACCCGCGACGAAGTGTTCGACACCTCACGCTGA
- a CDS encoding HNH endonuclease produces the protein MPHVLVLNASYEPLGVVPLRRALVLVLENKAICLEESGAFLHSATRAVPAPSVVRLKRFVRVPYRGPVPLTRRALFARDGGRCMYCGAAATSVDHVIPRSRGGQHAWDNVVAACRRCNHVKADRHLPELGWRLRHEPAPPTGLAWRIIGTGHRDPRWLPYLQPFGADDVMARIDGVSA, from the coding sequence GTGCCGCACGTCCTGGTTCTCAACGCGTCGTACGAGCCGCTCGGCGTCGTACCGCTCCGCCGCGCGCTCGTCCTCGTCCTCGAGAACAAGGCCATCTGTCTTGAGGAGTCCGGCGCCTTCCTGCACAGTGCCACCCGCGCCGTGCCCGCACCCAGTGTGGTCCGGCTCAAGCGCTTCGTCCGGGTGCCCTACCGGGGCCCCGTCCCCCTGACGCGGCGGGCGCTGTTCGCCCGGGACGGCGGGCGCTGCATGTACTGCGGGGCCGCCGCCACCAGCGTCGACCACGTCATCCCGCGCAGCCGCGGCGGTCAGCACGCCTGGGACAACGTGGTGGCGGCCTGCCGCCGCTGCAACCACGTCAAGGCCGACCGCCACCTCCCCGAGCTGGGCTGGCGGCTGCGCCACGAGCCCGCCCCGCCGACCGGCCTGGCCTGGCGGATCATCGGGACAGGTCACCGCGACCCGCGCTGGCTGCCGTACCTGCAACCGTTCGGCGCGGACGACGTGATGGCCCGGATCGACGGCGTGTCCGCCTGA
- a CDS encoding mechanosensitive ion channel family protein, translating into MSLSVLLAAAPSPEPGGSLGDAAEQAGNAAGWVEENWSTWLSTGLRILLIVAVAITLRYLIRRALTNLIDRMNRSAQAVEGTALGGLLVNAERRRQRSEAIGSVLRSVASFVIMGTAALMVLGAFKINLAPLLASAGVAGVALGFGARNLVTDFLSGVFMILEDQYGVGDTIDAGVASGEVIEVGLRVTKLRGDNGEIWYVRNGEVKRIGNLSQGWSTAGVDVTVRPTEDLEQVRKAITAAAETMTKEEPWSERLWGPVEVLGLDAVLLDSMTVRVTAKTMPGKSIGVERELRWRIKQALDDAGIRMIGALPPQTEGESSADPTAAMAAPSAYASATSPQSMAATPIPPPANLNKQ; encoded by the coding sequence GTGTCCCTGTCCGTCCTCTTGGCCGCAGCCCCGTCTCCCGAGCCGGGTGGCTCGTTGGGCGATGCCGCCGAACAGGCCGGGAACGCCGCGGGCTGGGTCGAGGAGAACTGGTCCACCTGGCTGAGCACCGGGTTGCGCATCCTGCTGATCGTCGCCGTGGCGATCACGCTGCGTTATCTGATCCGGCGCGCCCTGACCAACCTCATCGACCGGATGAACCGCAGCGCCCAGGCCGTGGAGGGCACGGCGCTGGGCGGGCTGCTGGTGAACGCGGAGCGCAGACGCCAGCGCTCGGAGGCGATCGGCTCGGTGCTGCGTTCGGTGGCCTCGTTCGTGATCATGGGCACGGCGGCGCTGATGGTCCTGGGCGCCTTCAAGATCAACCTGGCGCCACTCCTGGCCTCCGCCGGTGTCGCGGGTGTGGCGCTCGGCTTCGGCGCCCGCAACCTGGTCACGGACTTCCTCTCCGGCGTCTTCATGATCCTGGAGGACCAGTACGGGGTCGGCGACACCATCGACGCGGGCGTCGCCTCCGGCGAGGTCATCGAGGTGGGCCTGCGCGTCACCAAGCTGCGCGGCGACAACGGCGAGATCTGGTACGTCCGCAACGGCGAGGTGAAGCGGATCGGCAACCTCAGCCAGGGCTGGTCCACGGCCGGGGTCGATGTCACGGTGCGCCCGACCGAGGACCTGGAGCAGGTCCGTAAGGCGATCACCGCGGCGGCCGAGACGATGACCAAGGAAGAGCCCTGGTCGGAGCGGCTGTGGGGCCCGGTCGAGGTGCTCGGCCTGGACGCGGTGCTGCTGGACTCGATGACCGTCCGGGTGACCGCGAAGACGATGCCGGGCAAGTCGATCGGAGTGGAGCGCGAGCTGCGCTGGCGCATCAAGCAGGCGCTGGACGACGCGGGCATCCGCATGATCGGCGCGCTGCCGCCCCAGACCGAGGGCGAGTCCTCGGCGGACCCGACGGCGGCGATGGCGGCCCCCTCCGCGTACGCGTCGGCGACCTCCCCGCAGTCGATGGCGGCCACCCCGATACCGCCGCCGGCGAACCTGAACAAGCAGTAG
- a CDS encoding LysR family transcriptional regulator yields MTEWDVKKLRILRTLRDRGTVTATAEALLMTPSAVSQQLTNLAKQLGVDLLEAQGRRVRLTDAAHLVLRHAEAVFAQLERAEAELTGYLRGEAGEVRVAAFSTAVPALVVPAVRLLRAEDRPGPDVRVREAEAAQAYELLTAGEVDLALSLAAHAPTARDPRFSLFPLLADPLDVALPVGHPLAAAPGLRLADLAADRWIFGGSGPWSEITTAACEAAGFVPEQAHSAAGWTAILALVEADMGVALVPRMAARERREGVVMRVLEADRPRRHVVAAVRHGAESGPAVARVLAALAESARSFS; encoded by the coding sequence ATGACCGAGTGGGACGTCAAGAAGCTCCGCATCCTGCGTACCCTGCGCGACCGGGGCACGGTCACGGCGACCGCCGAGGCGCTCCTGATGACCCCCTCCGCGGTCTCCCAGCAGCTCACCAATCTGGCCAAGCAGCTCGGCGTCGACCTCCTGGAGGCCCAGGGCCGCCGGGTCCGCCTCACCGACGCCGCCCATCTCGTCCTGCGCCACGCCGAGGCGGTCTTCGCCCAGCTGGAGCGGGCGGAGGCCGAACTGACCGGCTATCTGCGCGGCGAGGCCGGAGAGGTCAGGGTCGCCGCGTTCTCCACCGCGGTGCCCGCCCTCGTCGTCCCCGCCGTCCGGCTGCTGCGCGCCGAGGACCGCCCGGGGCCCGACGTACGCGTCCGGGAGGCCGAGGCCGCCCAGGCGTACGAGCTGCTCACCGCGGGCGAGGTGGACCTGGCCCTGTCGCTGGCCGCCCACGCGCCGACCGCCCGCGACCCCCGCTTCAGCCTCTTCCCGCTGCTCGCCGACCCGCTCGACGTGGCGCTCCCCGTCGGCCACCCCCTGGCCGCCGCCCCCGGACTGCGCCTCGCGGACCTGGCCGCCGACCGCTGGATCTTCGGCGGCTCCGGACCCTGGTCCGAGATCACCACCGCCGCCTGCGAGGCGGCCGGCTTCGTCCCCGAGCAGGCCCACAGCGCCGCCGGCTGGACCGCGATCCTCGCCCTGGTCGAGGCGGACATGGGCGTGGCGCTGGTCCCCCGGATGGCCGCCCGGGAGCGCCGCGAGGGCGTGGTGATGCGGGTGCTGGAAGCGGACCGGCCGCGCCGCCATGTGGTGGCCGCGGTCCGGCACGGGGCGGAGAGCGGGCCGGCGGTGGCACGCGTTCTCGCGGCGCTCGCCGAGAGTGCGCGATCTTTCAGTTGA
- the alc gene encoding allantoicase, with protein MTFDASETAFQNPDTDPHANDASPYGGGDPYADYREAGDLPFTELVDLADRRLGAGVIAANDEFFAERENLLIRERAVFDPERFGHKGKIMDGWETRRRRGVDADHPFPAPEDHDWAIVRLGAPGIVRGMIVDTAHFRGNYPQRVSVQATSVEGAPGPEQLLADDVKWEEILPPTPVRGHAANAFEITSGRRYTHIRLCQHPDGGIARLRVHGEVVPDPAWLAALGTVDLISVLNGGTYEDASDRFYSSPTQIILPGTSRKMDDGWENRRRRVRDTNDWVRFRLPAQGAVRAIEIDTAYLKGNSAGWIALQGRNGDTGEWFEILPRTRLQPDTPHRFVLRAQAVVTHVRLDAFPDGGVARMRLHGTFTESGAAELTRRYEESGA; from the coding sequence ATGACCTTCGACGCGAGCGAGACCGCATTCCAGAACCCCGACACCGACCCCCACGCCAATGACGCCTCGCCCTACGGCGGCGGCGACCCGTACGCCGACTACCGGGAGGCCGGCGACCTCCCCTTCACCGAGCTGGTCGACCTCGCCGACCGCCGCCTCGGCGCGGGCGTGATCGCCGCCAACGACGAGTTCTTCGCCGAGCGCGAGAACCTCCTGATCCGCGAGCGCGCCGTCTTCGACCCCGAGCGCTTCGGTCACAAGGGCAAGATCATGGACGGCTGGGAGACCCGCCGCCGCCGCGGCGTCGACGCCGACCACCCCTTCCCGGCCCCCGAGGACCACGACTGGGCGATCGTCCGCCTCGGCGCGCCCGGAATCGTCCGGGGCATGATCGTGGACACCGCCCACTTCCGCGGCAACTACCCGCAGCGCGTATCCGTGCAGGCCACCTCCGTCGAGGGCGCCCCGGGCCCCGAGCAGCTGCTCGCCGACGACGTGAAGTGGGAGGAGATCCTCCCGCCCACCCCCGTACGCGGCCACGCGGCCAACGCCTTCGAGATCACGAGCGGCCGCCGCTACACCCACATCCGCCTCTGCCAGCACCCCGACGGCGGCATCGCCCGGCTCCGCGTGCACGGCGAGGTCGTCCCGGACCCGGCCTGGCTCGCAGCCCTCGGCACGGTCGACCTGATCTCCGTACTCAACGGCGGTACGTACGAGGACGCCTCCGACCGCTTCTACTCCTCGCCCACCCAGATCATCCTGCCGGGCACCTCCCGCAAGATGGACGACGGCTGGGAGAACCGCCGCCGCCGGGTCCGCGACACCAACGACTGGGTCCGCTTCCGCCTCCCTGCCCAGGGCGCGGTCCGCGCGATCGAGATCGACACCGCCTACCTCAAGGGCAACTCCGCCGGCTGGATCGCCCTCCAGGGCCGCAACGGCGACACCGGCGAGTGGTTCGAGATCCTCCCGCGCACCCGCCTCCAGCCGGACACCCCGCACCGCTTCGTGCTGCGCGCCCAGGCCGTCGTCACCCACGTCCGCCTCGACGCCTTCCCCGACGGGGGCGTGGCCCGGATGCGGCTGCACGGCACCTTCACGGAGTCCGGCGCGGCCGAGCTGACCCGCCGCTACGAGGAGTCGGGCGCGTGA